The following coding sequences are from one Musa acuminata AAA Group cultivar baxijiao chromosome BXJ2-4, Cavendish_Baxijiao_AAA, whole genome shotgun sequence window:
- the LOC103982804 gene encoding asparaginyl endopeptidase Rep2-like, translated as MAYMVRSFSLIGRLLFSSTLLWASLFATPGPRTVTAGRAVGQWDPTIRLPTERAGLDGLGGGVDEKEQEDEETSGTRWALLVAGSSGYGNYRHQADVCHAYQLLRRGGLKEENIVVMMYDDIANSPLNPRPGVIINHPQGHDVYAGVPKDYTGKQVTSKNLYAVLLGIKSAVTGGSGKVIDSKPNDRIFIYYSDHGGPGVLGMPNMPYLYAVDFIEVLKKKHAMNSYKEMVIYVEACESGSIFEGLMPKDLNIYVTTASNAEESSWGTYCPGMDPPPPPEYITCLGDLYSVAWMEDSETHNLKEETVSKQYEAVKVRTSNYNTYSVGSHVMEYGDKNIKPEKLYLYQGFDPANANITENGLSQRMQMGTINQRDADLLFLWKRYERLAESSEDKRRTVMEITETMMHRTHLDRSIDLIGKLIFGSNSGPAILRAVRPYGQALVDDWDCLKSMVRSFESHCGSLTQYGMKHMRAFANICNRGISRDAIKEASASACGNYNSAMWRSSMRGYSA; from the exons ATGGCATACATGGTGCGGAGCTTCTCGCTGATCGGGCGGCTGCTCTTCTCGTCGACGCTGCTTTGGGCCTCGTTGTTTGCCACACCCGGGCCCAGGACGGTCACCGCCGGCCGTGCTGTGGGACAATGGGACCCCACGATTAGGTTGCCGACGGAGCGGGCCGGGCTCGATGGCCTCGGCGGTGGTGTTGACGAGAAGGAACAAGAGGACGAGGAAACGAGCGGGACGAGGTGGGCGCTGCTCGTCGCCGGTTCCTCTGGTTACGGCAACTACCGCCATCAG GCAGATGTGTGCCACGCTTACCAGCTGCTGAGGAGAGGAGGGCTGAAGGAGGAGAACATAGTGGTGATGATGTACGACGACATCGCCAACAGCCCGCTCAATCCCAGGCCTGGGGTCATCATCAACCATCCCCAGGGCCATGACGTCTACGCGGGCGTCCCCAAG GATTACACAGGGAAACAAGTGACTTCTAAGAACCTGTATGCAGTGCTCTTGGGGATTAAGAGTGCAGTCACAGGTGGAAGTGGAAAGGTTATCGATAGCAAACCCAATGATCGAATATTCATATACTATTCAGACCATGGAGGCCCTGGTGTTCTCG GCATGCCAAACATGCCGTATCTTTACGCTGTTGATTTTATCGAGGTGTTGAAGAAGAAACATGCAATGAATAGCTACAAGGAGATG GTTATCTATGTGGAAGCATGCGAGAGTGGCAGTATATTTGAAGGTCTAATGCCAAAGGATCTCAATATCTATGTAACAACAGCATCAAATGCAGAGGAGAGCAGTTGGGGTACGTACTGCCCGGGAAtggatcctcctccacctcctgagTATATTACCTGCCTTGGAGACTTATATAGTGTGGCATGGATGGAAGACAG TGAAACTCACAATCTGAAGGAGGAGACTGTAAGCAAGCAATATGAAGCG GTGAAGGTGAGAACATCAAATTACAACACATACAGTGTAGGCTCCCATGTGATGGAGTATGGAGACAAGAACATCAAACCTGAGAAGCTCTATCTTTACCAAGGCTTCGATCCCGCTAACGCTAATATAACCGAGAATGGACTTTCACAAAGGATGCAGATGGGAACCATCAATCAGAGGGATGCTGATCTTCTCTTCTTGTGGAAGAGA TATGAACGGTTGGCTGAAAGCTCAGAAGACAAGAGGAGAACCGTCATGGAGATTACAGAAACGATGATGCACAGAACGCACCTTGACCGTAGTATCGACTTGATCGGGAAGTTAATTTTTGGGTCAAACAGTGGCCCTGCCATCCTCAGGGCTGTGAGACCATATGGCCAAGCTTTGGTTGACGATTGGGATTGTTTGAAGTCAATG GTTCGATCATTCGAGTCTCACTGTGGATCGCTCACACAGTATGGCATGAAACACATGCGGGCGTTCGCCAACATATGCAACAGAGGTATCTCCAGGGACGCGATCAAGGAAGCCAGTGCCAGCGCCTGTGGGAACTATAATTCGGCAATGTGGAGGTCATCGATGCGTGGTTACAGCGCCTGA